Proteins encoded within one genomic window of Camelina sativa cultivar DH55 chromosome 19, Cs, whole genome shotgun sequence:
- the LOC104766913 gene encoding pentatricopeptide repeat-containing protein At2g15980-like gives MEDSLGWYFTKTGKYTVKLGYDTERLVKQRISQVTRYGSDITPLLAGVWRVACCARCGADEETINHAIFRCSPARQAWALAQVPVGPVSFPTDSLYANVDHFLGSSNPGSQGEDFPWIMYIWKVWNACLFENLMEKPEDVVRLAVGEASTWLQAQTEDVEEDISQGPSASSVREPGHVGHLSTVFSGYRCFVDGSWKAYDAFAADDEDEDEDEDRVLKVFRSLIKSYNRCGSAPFVFDLLVKSCLDSKEIGGAVMRFLGVEVLLMVIXTPSQFSEITLRLRNNPHLSLRFFLFTRRFSLCSHDVGSCSTLIHILARSRLKSHASEVIRLALRLADDEDEDEDEDRVLKVFRSLIKSYNRCGSAPFVFDLLVKSCLDSKEIGGAVMVMRKLRSRGINPQISTCNALVSEVSRRRGASNGYKMYREVFGLDDVIKVDEGTKKRIGKVKPNANTFNSMMMSFYREGETEMVERIWREMEDEVGCCPNGYSYCVLMEAYCARGLMNEAEKIWEEMKVKGVVLDVVAYNTIIGGLCSNLEVKKAKELFREMGLKGIECTSLTYEHLVNGYCKVGDVESALVVYREMKRKSFEAEGLTIEALVEGLCGRDRDRVVEAADVVKDAVRESEFYPSRKCYELLIKRLCEEGMMERALNIQAEMVGKGFKPSQETYRAFIDGYGIAGDEKTSALLAIEMAESLKLRAEEES, from the exons ATGGAAGACTCTCTAGGTTGGTATTTTACGAAAACCGGGAAGTATACAGTTAAATTGGGGTATGATACAGAACGTTTGGTGAAACAGAGGATTTCTCAGGTTACTCGGTATGGGTCGGACATCACCCCTCTCTTAGCGGGAGTTTGGAGGGTGGCCT GTTGTGCTAGATGTGGGGCTGACGAGGAAACAATTAATCATGCTATTTTTCGGTGTTCGCCAGCTCGACAGGCTTGGGCTTTAGCTCAGGTGCCGGTTGGACCAGTTTCTTTTCCTACAGACTCCCTATATGCCAATGTGGATCATTTCCTGGGTTCGTCCAATCCGGGTTCTCAAGGAGAGGATTTTCCTTGGATTATGTATATATGGAAGGTGTGGAATGCTTGCCTTTTTGAGAATCTTATGGAAAAACCAGAGGATGTCGTTCGGTTAGCGGTGGGGGAGGCGTCTACATGGTTGCAGGCTCAGACAGAGGATGTGGAGGAGGATATATCCCAAGGTCCCAGCGCCTCTAGTGTTCGGGAACCGGGGCATGTAGGTCACTTGTCTACTGTTTTCTCAGGTTATCGGTGTTTCGTAGATGGATCATGGAAAGCATATGATGCTTTTGCAG ccgacgacgaagacgaagacgaagacgaagacagAGTCTTGAAAGTATTCCGTTCGTTGATCAAGAGTTACAATCGATGTGGTTCTGCTCCGTTTGTGTTTGATCTGTTGGTAAAATCGTGTCTTGATTCGAAAGAGATCGGTGGAGCTGTGATG AGGTTTCTAGGCGTAGAGGTGCTTCTAATGGTTATAAANACACCTTCTCAGTTCTCCGAAATCACCCTCCGCCTCCGCAACAACCCTCACCTCTCTCTccgcttcttcctcttcactcgCCGCTTCTCTCTCTGCTCACACGACGTCGGTTCTTGCTCGACACTAATCCACATCCTCGCTCGATCTCGTCTCAAAAGCCACGCTAGTGAAGTCATACGTCTCGCTCTCCGCTTAGccgacgacgaagacgaagacgaagacgaagacagAGTCTTGAAAGTATTCCGTTCGTTGATCAAGAGTTACAATCGATGTGGTTCTGCTCCGTTTGTGTTTGATCTGTTGGTAAAATCGTGTCTTGATTCGAAAGAGATCGGTGGAGCTGTGATGGTGATGAGGAAATTGAGGTCTAGAGGAATCAATCCACAGATTAGTACTTGTAATGCTTTGGTTTCAGAGGTTTCTAGGCGTAGAGGTGCTTCTAATggttataaaatgtatagagaAGTGTTTGGTTTAGATGATGTTATTAAGGTAGATGAAGGTACTAAGAAGAGGATAGGTAAGGTTAAGCCGAATGCGAACACGTTCAATTCgatgatgatgagtttttaTAGAGAAGGTGAGACTGAGATGGTAGAGAGGATTTGGAGAGAAATGGAGGATGAAGTTGGATGTTGTCCCAATGGTTATAGTTATTGTGTTTTGATGGAGGCGTATTGTGCACGAGGTTTGATGAATGAAGCTGAGAAGATATGGGAAGAGATGAAGGTGAAAGGAGTGGTTCTTGATGTTGTGGCTTATAATACTATCATTGGTGGGCTTTGTAGTAACTTAGAGGTTAAGAAAGCGAAGGAGCTCTTTCGAGAAATGGGATTGAAAGGGATTGAGTGTACTTCTTTAACCTATGAGCATCTTGTTAACGGGTATTGTAAAGTGGGGGATGTTGAATCGGCTTTGGTTGTTTATAGGGAGATGAAAAGGAAGAGTTTTGAGGCAGAGGGTTTAACTATCGAGGCGTTAGTGGAAGGACTATGTGGTAGGGATAGAGACAGAGTTGTTGAAGCTGCGGATGTCGTTAAGGATGCGGTGAGAGAATCTGAGTTTTATCCTAGTCGAAAGTGTTATGAGTTGTTGATAAAGAGGTTGTGTGAAGAAGGAATGATGGAGAGAGCATTGAACATTCAGGCTGAGATGGTGGGGAAAGGTTTTAAGCCGAGTCAAGAGACATATAGAGCTTTTATCGACGGTTATGGAATAGCAGGTGATGAAAAAACATCTGCATTGTTGGCTATTGAAATGGCTGAATCACTCAAGCTAAGAGCAGAGGAAGAAAGCTAG
- the LOC104766915 gene encoding uncharacterized protein LOC104766915 has product MKYAEISHFSHPQHNLKFDYTEKPFKCDGCNEVGIGSRYRCSRDDHGSCDFDLHAHCALPSASITHPFYKKCTFQFLAQPPGNERRYCNACEKDVSGFVYHCKACGFDLHPCCAMLPMVLDDGETKLFLYRKVSSSCHRCGRKGRSWSYRSSCKKYNLHVACVREMLVENWRELYKGQNGKGIEHKSLVLKNTLEHHHRSSRKGKVQKCCEIAGMAVQFVISAVLGDPTTLIAGVVGSLISRG; this is encoded by the exons atgaaatacgCAGAAATATCACATTTCAGCCACCCTCAACACAACCTCAAATTCGACTACACCGAGAAACCCTTCAAGTGTGATGGATGCAATGAAGTCGGTATCGGCTCTCGCTATCGCTGCTCCCGTGATGATCATGGAAGCTGCGACTTTGATCTCCATGCGCACTGCGCGTTACCTTCGGCTTCCATAACGCATCCGTTCTACAAAAAATGTACGTTTCAGTTTTTGGCGCAGCCGCCGGGGAACGAGAGACGGTACTGCAATGCGTGCGAGAAGGATGTATCGGGATTCGTTTACCATTGTAAGGCTTGTGGATTTGATCTTCACCCGTGTTGTGCTATGCTTCCTATGGTTTTGGACGATGGAGAGACCAAACTCTTTCTTTACCGCAAAGTTAGTTCGTCTTGTCATCGATGTGGAAGAAAAGGCCGTAGCTGGAGTTACAG GTCGTCTTGCAAAAAGTATAATCTCCATGTGGCGTGTGTGAGAGAGATGTTGGTGGAGAACTGGCGAGAGCTGTACAAAGGACAAAATGGTAAAGGCATTGAACATAAGAGTCTGGTTTTAAAGAACACACTTGAGCATCACCACCGTAGCAGTCGCAAAGGTAAAGTTCAGAAATGCTGCGAGATCGCCGGAATGGCCGTGCAGTTCGTTATTTCCGCGGTGCTCGGCGATCCAACGACCCTAATCGCAGGGGTTGTAGGCTCCCTTATTTCTCGAGGATGA
- the LOC104766914 gene encoding cold-regulated 413 plasma membrane protein 1, whose product MNLKSFRSDHGTLHSMIGTDFNELTIAAKNLASHTFTLTGLGFGTSVLEWVASIAAIYLLVLDRTNWKTNMLTSLLIPYIFFSAPSLIFGIFRGEIGKWIAFVAVIVQLFFPKHAKEYLELPVALVLIAVVAPNLIAGTFRDSWIGLAICLGIGCYLLQEHIRASGGFRNAFTKANGISNTVGIICLVVFPVWALIF is encoded by the exons atgaatctcAAGTCGTTCAGGAGCGACCATGGAACCCTTCATTCTATGATCGGAACCGATTTCAACGAGCTCACTATCGCTGCTAAGAACCTAGCTAGCCACACCTTCACGCTCACTGGTTTAGGCTTTGGTACCTCTGTCCTAGAATGGGTTGCTTCTATCGCCGCCAT ATACTTGTTGGTGTTGGACCGAACCAATTGGAAGACGAATATGCTCACATCGCTTCTTATTCCTTACATCTTCTTCAGTGCTCCTTCCTTGATCTTTGGTATCTTCAG AGGAGAAATTGGTAAATGGATTGCGTTCGTAGCTGTTATTGTGCAACTCTTCTTTCCTAAACACGCCAAAG AGTACTTGGAATTACCGGTGGCTTTGGTTTTGATCGCCGTCGTGGCACCTAATTTAATTGCCGGCACATTCAGAGACAGTTGGATTGGTTTAGCCATTTGCTTAGGAATTGGATGTTACTTGCTTCAAGAACACATTAGAGCTTCAGGTGGTTTCAGAAACGCCTTCACTAAAGCCAACGGTATCTCCAACACCGTCGGGATCATTTGTCTCGTTGTCTTCCCCGTTTGGGCTCTTATCTTTTAA
- the LOC104766916 gene encoding non-symbiotic hemoglobin 1: MESEGKIVFTEEQEALVVKSWSVMKKNSAELGLKLFLKIFEIAPTTKKMFSFLRDSPIPAEQNPKLKPHAMSVFVMCCESAVQLRKTGKVTVRETTLKRLGANHSKYGVVDEHFEVTKYALLETIKEAVPEMWSPEMKVAWGQAYDHLVAAIKAEMKPSN, translated from the exons ATGGAGAGTGAAGGAAAGATTGTGTTCACAGAAGAGCAAGAGGCTCTTGTGGTGAAGTCATGGAGTGTCATGAAGAAAAATTCAGCTGAATTGGGTCTCAAACTCTTCCTCAA GATCTTTGAGATTGCACCAACAACAAAGAAGATGTTCTCGTTCTTGAGAGACTCACCAATTCCTGCTGAGCAAAACCCGAAACTCAAGCCCCACGCTATGTCTGTTTTTGTCATG TGTTGTGAATCAGCAGTACAACTGAGGAAAACAGGGAAAGTTACAGTGAGGGAGACTACTTTGAAGAGACTTGGAGCTAACCATTCTAAATACGGCGTCGTTGACGAACACTTTGAG GTGACAAAGTATGCATTGCTGGAGACGATAAAGGAGGCGGTGCCTGAGATGTGGTCACCGGAGATGAAGGTCGCTTGGGGTCAGGCTTATGATCACCTTGTTGCTGCCATCAAAGCTGAAATGAAGCCTTCCaactaa
- the LOC104766917 gene encoding plastid division protein PDV2-like: MEDEEGIGLILARATELRLKISDCIDSSSTAVSENGGDGGGNEDLSPGEGKKDDIFRNQDKDFDSISSDEVVEEAEAERLLRIRDALESLESQLASLQNLRQRQQYEKQVALSEIDYSRKMLLEKLKEYKGKDFEVLRETTTFAGERVDYENDLLLPPYPVHPPVSIGLDNNGYLSHLPSKKKSDANGFGSGHVRNEAEVKSPEGGSGGGSDHGVIRFLGSVAKIMLPIIGVISILSASGYGPEMRRRGASLNLLGLLPQRAVRGKKTPNQCPPGKVLVIEDGEARCLVKERVEIPFDSVVSKRDVTYGYG, encoded by the exons atggaagacgaagaaggtaTCGGGTTGATTCTAGCCAGAGCCACCGAGCTTCGACTCAAGATCAGCGATTGTATCGATAGCTCCAGCACCGCCGTCAGCGAAAACGGCGGCGACGGCGGCGGAAACGAGGATCTTTCTCccggagaaggaaaaaaagatgatattttTAGAAATCAAGACAAGGATTTTGACTCAATCAGCTCTGATGAGGTAGTAGAGGAAGCAGAAGCTGAGCGGCTTCTGCGTATACGTGATGCTCTTGAATCTCTCGAGTCTCAGCTTGCTTCTTTACag aATTTGAGGCAAAGACAACAGTATGAAAAGCAAGTAGCTCTCTCTGAGATTGATTACAGTAGGAAAATGTTGCTTGAGAAGCTTAAGGAGTACAAAGGGAAAGACTTTGAAGTACTACGCGAGACTACGACTTTTGCTGGAGAAAGAGTTGATTATGAGAATGATCTCTTACTTCCTCCTTATCCTGTTCATCCTCCTGTATCCATCGGTTTAGATAATAATGGTTACCTTTCTCACTTACCTTCCAAGAAGAAGTCTGATGCTAACGGGTTTGGCTCAGGACATGTGAGAAACGAGGCAGAGGTGAAAAGTCCCGAGGGAGGATCTGGAGGAGGCTCGGATCATGGTGTTATTCGCTTCCTAGGCTCTGTTGCAAAGATCATGCTTCCAATCATTGGTGTTATATCCATATTGTCTGCATCTGGTTATGGTCCAGAGATGAGGAGAAGAGGCGCGTCCTTGAACCTTCTTGGACTTCTCCCGCAGCGAGCAGTCAGAGGGAAGAAAACACCTAACCAGTGCCCCCCGGGAAAAGTTCTTGTGATAGAAGACGGGGAAGCACGGTGCCTTGTTAAGGAAAGAGTCGAAATACCCTTTGACTCTGTTGTTTCAAAACGCGATGTAACTTACGGATACGGTTGA
- the LOC104768088 gene encoding uncharacterized protein LOC104768088, whose amino-acid sequence MEEDYDEENPNPAEEENPNPNPAQDYQEKLDVLLALPGRQHLPLMSVDPIPGVESLWFNRHKGKISWVIAGIFRKKFDGPYYSWKVTPTPIQERYFRTFSRKFYWDTEINELVKEGFLKIAKKRMKGICSNSDRGGLGVHKHLAGQKSYVQIHQEMEEELGHPVSFGEVFMKTHTRADGSFVDQKAKQAVETDEKTLEEKLCEVDDDGPENSGNSSERSSHRTLSIEEKNEIFLKCTQTDEKGNLFGLGSLVETLRKGKRKESYAKSSPSTPKHFSSFKNNFATR is encoded by the exons ATGGAAGAGGATTACGACGAAGAAAACCCCAATCCtgctgaagaagaaaaccctaatcctaatcCAGCCCAAGACTACCAAGAAAAGTTAGATGTTTTGCTAGCTCTTCCAGGCCGACAACATCTACCACTTATGTCTGTCGATCCCATCCCCGGCGTTGAGTCTCTATG gTTTAACAGGCACAAAGGAAAAATTTCTTGGGTGATTGCTGGAATATTTAGAAAGAAATTCGATGGTCCTTACTACAGTTGGAAGGTTACTCCTACACCTATTCAAGAGAGATATTTCAGGACATTTTCG CGGAAGTTCTATTGGGATACTGAGATAAATGAGCTTGTTAAAGAGGGGTTCTTAAAGATAGCCAAGAAACGAATGAAAGGAATT TGCAGCAACTCCGATCGTGGTGGTCTTGGAGTCCACAAACACCTTGCCGGTCAGAAATCATATGTGcaaattcatcaagaaatg GAGGAAGAATTGGGTCATCCGGTATCATTTGGCGAAGTGTTCATGAAGACACATACTCGAGCTGACGGATCGTTTGTTgatcaaaaagctaaacaaGCAGTTGAGACTGATGAGAAAACATTAGAGGAGAAACTGTGTGAAGTGGACGATGATGGTCCAGAAAATTCAGGGAATTCTTCTGAACGTTCAAGTCATCGTACTCTCAGCATTGAGGAAAAGAATGAAATCTTTCTTAAG tgtactcaaacaGATGAGAAGGGAAACCTTTTTGGTCTTGGATCTCTTGTTGAGACACTTAGGAAAGGGAAAAGGAAGGAAAGCTATGCAAAATCTTCTCCATCAACACCAAAACACTTCTCGAGCTTCAAAAACAACTTCGCAACAAGATAG